In Aegilops tauschii subsp. strangulata cultivar AL8/78 chromosome 3, Aet v6.0, whole genome shotgun sequence, one genomic interval encodes:
- the LOC109749285 gene encoding ethylene-responsive transcription factor 3-like, translating to MSIRRLGTPDFRGVRERRSGAFSSKIWFREKRLILGTFDTAEEAARAHDAAVWRLLRPRRDMNFPNVSSQRAQDLAPLPRLFTDEDRRVHRRRQRRLAIAEKDVEALVV from the coding sequence ATGTCGATCCGCCGCCTGGGCACTCCGGATTTTCGCGGAGTCCGCGAGCGccgctccggcgccttctcctcCAAGATCTGGTTTCGCGAGAAACGTCTCATCCTTGGCACCTTCGACACCGCAGAGGAGGCGGCCCGCGCGCacgacgcggcggtgtggcgcctccTAAGGCCTCGTCGGGATATGAATTTTCCCAACGTGTCGAGCCAGCGGGCGCAGGATCTGGCGCCTCTCCCACGGCTtttcaccgacgaggatcgtcgtgtCCACCGGAGGCGGCAGCGTCGCCTCGCCATCGCGGAGAAGGACGTGGAAGCCTTGGTGGTGTAG
- the LOC109749290 gene encoding mannan endo-1,4-beta-mannosidase 1, with amino-acid sequence MGLHHGAPLALSVLVLLCVHGGREAEAAGGGFVRAQGTRFVINGSPYYANGFNAYWLMTMAADPAQRGKVTSALSQAAARGLSVARTWAFSDGGSNALQYAPGSYNENTFKGLDFVLSEARKNGIKVILSLVNNYDTFGGKKQYVEWARGRGQAVGSEDDFFTNSVVKGFYKNHVKTVLTRLNTVTGVAYKNDPTILAWELMNEPRCQSDLSGRTIQSWITEMAAHVKSIDGNHMLEAGLEGFYGASSSRAASVNPAGRQVGIDFIANNQVPGIDFATVHSYPDQWLSSSDDQAQRSFLGRWLDAHIADAQGTLRKPLLIAEFGKSQRDPGFSSAQRDAQFGMVYAKIYESARRGGPTVGGLFWQLMADGMDSYGDGYQVIFAEAPASTTGVITSESRKLKMLGKAFARAERAKRDASGKGTGGN; translated from the exons ATGGGGCTTCATCATGGAGCACCGCTTGCTCTGTCCGTGCTCGTGCTGCTGTGCGTCcatggaggccgagaagcagaggccgcgggcggcgggttCGTGAGGGCGCAGGGCACCCGCTTCGTGATCAACGGCAGCCCCTACTACGCCAACGGCTTCAACGCCTACTGGCTCATGACCATGGCCGCCGACCCCGCGCAGAGGGGCAAGGTCACCTCCGCGCTCAGCCAGgccgccgcccgcggcctctcCGTCGCTAGAACCTGGGCCTTCAGCGACGGCGGCAGCAACGCGCTGCAGTACGCCCCCGGCAGCTACAACGAGAACACcttcaag GGGTTGGATTTTGTGCTGTCCGAGGCTAGGAAGAATGGGATTAAGGTGATACTGAGCCTTGTGAACAACTACGACACTTTTGGAGGGAAGAAGCAGTATGTAGAGTGGGCAAGAGGGCGGGGGCAGGCCGTCGGATCTGAAGATGACTTCTTCACCAACTCCGTCGTCAAGGGCTTCTACAAGAACCATGTCAAG ACCGTGCTGACGAGGCTGAACACTGTGACTGGGGTGGCGTACAAGAACGACCCGACGATCCTGGCGTGGGAGCTGATGAACGAGCCCCGGTGCCAGTCCGACCTCTCCGGGCGGACCATCCAGTCGTGGATCACGGAGATGGCGGCGCACGTCAAGTCCATCGACGGCAACCACATGCTGGAGGCCGGCCTGGAGGGCTTCTACGGCGCGTCGTCGTCCCGGGCCGCCTCCGTGAACCCGGCCGGCCGCCAGGTGGGCATCGATTTCATCGCCAACAACCAGGTCCCCGGCATCGACTTCGCCACCGTGCACTCGTACCCGGACCAGTGGCTGTCGAGCTCCGACGACCAGGCGCAGCGGAGCTTCCTGGGCAGGTGGCTGGACGCGCACATCGCGGACGCGCAGGGGACGCTGCGCAAGCCGCTGCTGATCGCCGAGTTCGGCAAGTCGCAGAGGGACCCCGGGTTCAGCAGCGCCCAGCGGGACGCGCAGTTCGGCATGGTCTACGCCAAGATCTACGAGTCGGCGCGGAGGGGCGGCCCCACGGTGGGCGGGCTCTTCTGGCAGCTCATGGCCGACGGCATGGACTCCTACGGCGACGGCTACCAGGTCATCTTCGCGGAGGCGCCGGCGTCCACCACCGGCGTCATCACGTCCGAGAGCCGGAAGCTCAAGATGCTCGGCAAGGCGTTCGCGCGGGCCGAGCGCGCCAAGCGGGACGCGAGCGGGAAGGGCACCGGTGGCAATTAG
- the LOC109749282 gene encoding aspartic proteinase oryzasin-1-like isoform X1: MGTPRLALHLLLLSSVLLFDALLATPAEGLVRVALKKRPVDDAQLLVALGGNAEAKGHVVALKNYHNAQYHGEIGIGTPPQNFTVIFDTGSSNLWVPSSKCFLSIACYFHASYKAKRSSTYKKNGKMVAIQYGTGAISRYVSQDNVQVGGVVVKNQDFIEATREPSITFMVAKFDGILGLGFKEISKGDVVPVWYNMVSQGLVGSPIFTFWLNRHAGEGQGGEIVFGGIDPNHHNGDHTYVPVTRKGYWQFDMGDVLIGGNSTGLCASRCAAIADSGTSLLSGPTAIITQINEKIGAPGVVSQECKAVVSQYGQRILDLLLKEIEPSKICSLVGLCTPNGTQGVRAGIRSVLDHEVGRSNDVMCHACEMAVVWMTNQLAKNQTQDLIFKYINQLCDRIPSPMGESSVDCSRLASMPDVAFSIGGKQFVLTPEQYILKIGEGDATQCISGFTAMDIPRPRGPLWILYSWEPTIPSSTMAT, translated from the exons ATGGGAACCCCCCGCCTCGCGCTCCACCTCCTGCTCCTCTCCAGCGTGCTCCTCTTCGATGCCCTCCTCGCCACGCCTGCGGAGGGCCTTGTCCGCGTCGCGCTGAAGAAGCGTCCGGTTGACGACGCCCAGCTACTCGTCGCTCTCGGCGGCAACGCCGAGGCAAAGGGCCACGTCGTGGCACTGAAGAACTACCACAACGCTCAGTACCACGGCGAGATCGGCATCGGAACGCCGCCGCAGAACTTCACCGTCATCTTCGACACAGGCAGCTCCAACCTCTGGGTGCCCTCCTCCAAGTGCTTCCTCTCG ATTGCTTGCTACTTCCACGCGAGCTACAAGGCCAAGCGGTCGAGCACGTACAAGAAGAATG GAAAAATGGTTGCAATTCAATATGGAACTGGTGCAATTTCTAGATATGTTAGCCAGGACAATGTGCAAGTTGGTGGTGTAGTTGTGAAAAATCAG GATTTTATTGAAGCTACCAGGGAACCAAGTATTACTTTTATGGTTGCAAAATTTGATGGCATTCTTGGTCTTGGGTTTAAAGAAATCTCAAAAGGTGATGTTGTACCTGtctg GTATAACATGGTTAGCCAAGGTCTAGTTGGTAGCCCTATTTTCACATTCTGGTTGAACAGACATGCCGGTGAAGGGCAAGGGGGAGAAATTGTGTTTGGAGGAATTGATCCTAATCATCATAATGGAGATCATACATACGTCCCTGTTACTAGGAAGGGATACTGGCAG TTTGATATGGGTGATGTCTTGATTGGAGGAAATTCCACAG GATTATGTGCGTCTCGCTGTGCAGCTATAGCAGATTCGGGAACTTCATTGCTTTCTGGTCCCACA GCCATAATTACTCAAATAAATGAAAAGATCGGTGCACCTGGGGTAGTCAGCCAAGAGTGCAAGGCTGTTGTTTCTCAGTATGGGCAGCGGATCCTAGATCTGCTGTTAAAGGAG ATCGAGCCATCAAAAATATGCTCTTTAGTCGGTCTATGTACTCCCAATGGAACACAAGGTGTAAG GGCTGGTATTCGAAGTGTGCTAGATCATGAAGTTGGGAGATCAAATGATGTCATGTGCCATGCTTGTGAGATGGCTGTTGTATGGATGACGAACCAACTTGCAAAGAATCAAACTCAGGATCTTATATTCAAGTACATTAATCAG CTATGTGACCGTATTCCCAGCCCTATGGGAGAATCATCTGTGGACTGCAGCAGACTTGCGTCCATGCCTGACGTCGCCTTCTCCATCGGGGGCAAACAGTTTGTGCTGACACCAGAACAA TATATCCTGAAGATCGGTGAGGGAGATGCTACCCAGTGCATCAGCGGATTCACGGCCATGGACATTCCTCGTCCCCGTGGCCCTCTCTG GATCCTATATTCATGGGAGCCTACCATACCGTCTTCGACTATGGCAACATGA
- the LOC109749282 gene encoding aspartic proteinase oryzasin-1-like isoform X3 yields MGTPRLALHLLLLSSVLLFDALLATPAEGLVRVALKKRPVDDAQLLVALGGNAEAKGHVVALKNYHNAQYHGEIGIGTPPQNFTVIFDTGSSNLWVPSSKCFLSIACYFHASYKAKRSSTYKKNGKMVAIQYGTGAISRYVSQDNVQVGGVVVKNQDFIEATREPSITFMVAKFDGILGLGFKEISKGDVVPVWYNMVSQGLVGSPIFTFWLNRHAGEGQGGEIVFGGIDPNHHNGDHTYVPVTRKGYWQFDMGDVLIGGNSTGLCASRCAAIADSGTSLLSGPTAIITQINEKIGAPGVVSQECKAVVSQYGQRILDLLLKEIEPSKICSLVGLCTPNGTQGVRAGIRSVLDHEVGRSNDVMCHACEMAVVWMTNQLAKNQTQDLIFKYINQLCDRIPSPMGESSVDCSRLASMPDVAFSIGGKQFVLTPEQYILKIGEGDATQCISGFTAMDIPRPRGPLCCGL; encoded by the exons ATGGGAACCCCCCGCCTCGCGCTCCACCTCCTGCTCCTCTCCAGCGTGCTCCTCTTCGATGCCCTCCTCGCCACGCCTGCGGAGGGCCTTGTCCGCGTCGCGCTGAAGAAGCGTCCGGTTGACGACGCCCAGCTACTCGTCGCTCTCGGCGGCAACGCCGAGGCAAAGGGCCACGTCGTGGCACTGAAGAACTACCACAACGCTCAGTACCACGGCGAGATCGGCATCGGAACGCCGCCGCAGAACTTCACCGTCATCTTCGACACAGGCAGCTCCAACCTCTGGGTGCCCTCCTCCAAGTGCTTCCTCTCG ATTGCTTGCTACTTCCACGCGAGCTACAAGGCCAAGCGGTCGAGCACGTACAAGAAGAATG GAAAAATGGTTGCAATTCAATATGGAACTGGTGCAATTTCTAGATATGTTAGCCAGGACAATGTGCAAGTTGGTGGTGTAGTTGTGAAAAATCAG GATTTTATTGAAGCTACCAGGGAACCAAGTATTACTTTTATGGTTGCAAAATTTGATGGCATTCTTGGTCTTGGGTTTAAAGAAATCTCAAAAGGTGATGTTGTACCTGtctg GTATAACATGGTTAGCCAAGGTCTAGTTGGTAGCCCTATTTTCACATTCTGGTTGAACAGACATGCCGGTGAAGGGCAAGGGGGAGAAATTGTGTTTGGAGGAATTGATCCTAATCATCATAATGGAGATCATACATACGTCCCTGTTACTAGGAAGGGATACTGGCAG TTTGATATGGGTGATGTCTTGATTGGAGGAAATTCCACAG GATTATGTGCGTCTCGCTGTGCAGCTATAGCAGATTCGGGAACTTCATTGCTTTCTGGTCCCACA GCCATAATTACTCAAATAAATGAAAAGATCGGTGCACCTGGGGTAGTCAGCCAAGAGTGCAAGGCTGTTGTTTCTCAGTATGGGCAGCGGATCCTAGATCTGCTGTTAAAGGAG ATCGAGCCATCAAAAATATGCTCTTTAGTCGGTCTATGTACTCCCAATGGAACACAAGGTGTAAG GGCTGGTATTCGAAGTGTGCTAGATCATGAAGTTGGGAGATCAAATGATGTCATGTGCCATGCTTGTGAGATGGCTGTTGTATGGATGACGAACCAACTTGCAAAGAATCAAACTCAGGATCTTATATTCAAGTACATTAATCAG CTATGTGACCGTATTCCCAGCCCTATGGGAGAATCATCTGTGGACTGCAGCAGACTTGCGTCCATGCCTGACGTCGCCTTCTCCATCGGGGGCAAACAGTTTGTGCTGACACCAGAACAA TATATCCTGAAGATCGGTGAGGGAGATGCTACCCAGTGCATCAGCGGATTCACGGCCATGGACATTCCTCGTCCCCGTGGCCCTCTCTG CTGCGGACTCTGA
- the LOC109749282 gene encoding aspartic proteinase oryzasin-1-like isoform X2 has product MGTPRLALHLLLLSSVLLFDALLATPAEGLVRVALKKRPVDDAQLLVALGGNAEAKGHVVALKNYHNAQYHGEIGIGTPPQNFTVIFDTGSSNLWVPSSKCFLSIACYFHASYKAKRSSTYKKNGKMVAIQYGTGAISRYVSQDNVQVGGVVVKNQDFIEATREPSITFMVAKFDGILGLGFKEISKGDVVPVWYNMVSQGLVGSPIFTFWLNRHAGEGQGGEIVFGGIDPNHHNGDHTYVPVTRKGYWQFDMGDVLIGGNSTGLCASRCAAIADSGTSLLSGPTAIITQINEKIGAPGVVSQECKAVVSQYGQRILDLLLKEIEPSKICSLVGLCTPNGTQGVRAGIRSVLDHEVGRSNDVMCHACEMAVVWMTNQLAKNQTQDLIFKYINQLCDRIPSPMGESSVDCSRLASMPDVAFSIGGKQFVLTPEQYILKIGEGDATQCISGFTAMDIPRPRGPLCRWEC; this is encoded by the exons ATGGGAACCCCCCGCCTCGCGCTCCACCTCCTGCTCCTCTCCAGCGTGCTCCTCTTCGATGCCCTCCTCGCCACGCCTGCGGAGGGCCTTGTCCGCGTCGCGCTGAAGAAGCGTCCGGTTGACGACGCCCAGCTACTCGTCGCTCTCGGCGGCAACGCCGAGGCAAAGGGCCACGTCGTGGCACTGAAGAACTACCACAACGCTCAGTACCACGGCGAGATCGGCATCGGAACGCCGCCGCAGAACTTCACCGTCATCTTCGACACAGGCAGCTCCAACCTCTGGGTGCCCTCCTCCAAGTGCTTCCTCTCG ATTGCTTGCTACTTCCACGCGAGCTACAAGGCCAAGCGGTCGAGCACGTACAAGAAGAATG GAAAAATGGTTGCAATTCAATATGGAACTGGTGCAATTTCTAGATATGTTAGCCAGGACAATGTGCAAGTTGGTGGTGTAGTTGTGAAAAATCAG GATTTTATTGAAGCTACCAGGGAACCAAGTATTACTTTTATGGTTGCAAAATTTGATGGCATTCTTGGTCTTGGGTTTAAAGAAATCTCAAAAGGTGATGTTGTACCTGtctg GTATAACATGGTTAGCCAAGGTCTAGTTGGTAGCCCTATTTTCACATTCTGGTTGAACAGACATGCCGGTGAAGGGCAAGGGGGAGAAATTGTGTTTGGAGGAATTGATCCTAATCATCATAATGGAGATCATACATACGTCCCTGTTACTAGGAAGGGATACTGGCAG TTTGATATGGGTGATGTCTTGATTGGAGGAAATTCCACAG GATTATGTGCGTCTCGCTGTGCAGCTATAGCAGATTCGGGAACTTCATTGCTTTCTGGTCCCACA GCCATAATTACTCAAATAAATGAAAAGATCGGTGCACCTGGGGTAGTCAGCCAAGAGTGCAAGGCTGTTGTTTCTCAGTATGGGCAGCGGATCCTAGATCTGCTGTTAAAGGAG ATCGAGCCATCAAAAATATGCTCTTTAGTCGGTCTATGTACTCCCAATGGAACACAAGGTGTAAG GGCTGGTATTCGAAGTGTGCTAGATCATGAAGTTGGGAGATCAAATGATGTCATGTGCCATGCTTGTGAGATGGCTGTTGTATGGATGACGAACCAACTTGCAAAGAATCAAACTCAGGATCTTATATTCAAGTACATTAATCAG CTATGTGACCGTATTCCCAGCCCTATGGGAGAATCATCTGTGGACTGCAGCAGACTTGCGTCCATGCCTGACGTCGCCTTCTCCATCGGGGGCAAACAGTTTGTGCTGACACCAGAACAA TATATCCTGAAGATCGGTGAGGGAGATGCTACCCAGTGCATCAGCGGATTCACGGCCATGGACATTCCTCGTCCCCGTGGCCCTCTCTG tCGTTGGGAGTGCTAA
- the LOC109749283 gene encoding shaggy-related protein kinase epsilon-like has translation MEYVPETLYRGLKNYSNTKQGMSLIYVKLYTYQGARVHSLLFGICHRDVKPQFFLVGRAFGWESSSVFWSRSCCSWPSHCTPSGKISNHVDSLASLCSILLTSCGIMYEAL, from the exons ATGGAGTATGTCCCGGAGACGCTCTACCGCGGGCTTAAGAACTACAGTAATACCAAACAGGGGATGTCACTTATCTACGTCAAGCTTTACACCTATCAG GGGGCTCGTGTACATTCATTACTATTCGGAATCTGTCACAGGGATGTGAAGCCACAATTTTTTTTG GTGGGCAGGGCCTTTGGATGGGAATCATCTTCGGTATTTTGGTCCAGGTCTTGTTGTTCGTGGCCATCACACTGCACACCATCTGGCAAAATAAG CAACCATGTTGACAGCCTGGCATCTCTTTGTTCCATTCTATTGACTTCATGTGGCATTATGTATGAAGCCCTTTGA